The genomic DNA ATACTAGTCAAAAATGCGTTACGCCTAGTATATTTTAGTCGCCTCATTATTATAAAAAGAATTAAAGGATCAAAAATCAAGACAAAAGCAGTTAGAATTGCGCCGGGAACTATCGCTTGTTGTATATCTCCAAGCTGAAGCTCACTACCTAAAACAATAAAAAACAAAACAATAAAAAAGTCTCGAAGTGGTTTTACACGACTACTAATTTGTGTTTGGTATGGTGAAGTTCCAAGAGATATTCCTGCTATTACAGCTCCTATTTCTAGTCCAAAACCAAGCATATAAACAAGACTTGCTACACCAAAACACCATGCAATTGTAAATATAAATAAAAGTTCTCCAGAGTTTGCAACTTTTTCTATAACTTTGGGGAGAATATATTTTGCCAAAAAATATACAACACCAACCAAAACAAATCCTTTCCCCATTGTGGTGCCTAAAACTCTGTACCAGACGCCACCGTTACTGGTAGATGTGTTTATAAAAATCAAAAGCATTACGGCTATAATATCTTGGATTAATAACAATCCAATCATATAACGACCGTAAGTTGTATCTAAATCTTTTTTGTCTGCTAAAAGTTTTGTGACGATAATTGTACTAGAAAATGTAATGGCGACTGCTATAAAAACCGCCGGCCAAAAAGCAAAATTTAAAAAATACATTATCAAAAATCCAAGTATTCCCGTGACTGCAAACTGTGTTAAAGTTCCTATTGCAACAGTTTTTCCAGATTTTTTGACAAATTCTAAATTCAAACCAAGCCCAACCATAAAAAGTAGAAGGACAATTCCCATTTCTGCAAAAGATTCAAAATAATGCTCGGATCCGTCTATTAAATTTAAAAATAAAGGTCCTACAAAAAGTCCAGAAAAGATGTAGGCGATTATTAAAGGTTGTTTAAGTAGTTTTATAAAAAGAGAAATGCTAACGGTAATTCCAAAAAGCACGCTAATTTGTAAAAAAATATTTTCCATAAATTTTATTTGAATGTGTCTATTATACCATAAGTGAGTAGATTAGGTAGAGTAGGTAAAATAAAGAAAGACTACTTGTATTGTGGTCTTTCTTTATTTTATATTTCTATTTTCTAATAATTCCAGCAAGTTTCGTAAATAATCCGCCAAAATGTCTCCTTTTGGAATGTGCAAATAAACCAACAATAACAGAAGTTAGTCCGCCAGCCGTTGCGGTGAGGTATTTTTCTATTGCGCTGTCTTTTGAAATTGTTTCGCTATTATTTTTATATTCAGTAGAAAAGTCACTAACTCCAGTTTTTATAATATCAGTTTGGGAACGGGGTAAAATTTGATATCCGCCACGAGTTTTTCCTACAATTCCGTTAGTGGTCACTAAATCTGCAATTTTATACATTCGTTTGTCTATATTTGTGCCTTTTTTGGAGTAAACTTTTATTTCCTCACTTCCGTCGTCTACATACATATATGAACCTTTTATTTCTGTGATTTCTCCTGCAATTTGTACAAAAGATCCTTCAAAACTTTCATTTATGTCTGCAATTTCTACTATTTTTGGAGCGAGCGAATTTGTATGGTTTAAAATTTTTATACTTTCCCGACCTTTCAATTTTATACGAGTTTCACCGTAAGCTTGTGAAATTTCTCCAACAATTTCTACCAAATCTCCAACTTTTAATTCTGGAAAATCTTTGCTGTGCATATAAACTTGAATTCCAGAATTATCAACGATATAAAAGTATTGAGTTGCCAAAATATTTGGCAAAACCGCCACAGTTCCTTGTGTTCGTACCAAATCACCTGTATCTACCTTTACTCTTATTTCTGTTATTGGTAAATTTAAAATCGTTTTTACTTTTTTTCGTGAAGTTGTTGTTTTTACAACTATTTCCAAAGCATTTTCTGTGTTTGGTGTTGGGGTTGTTGTCCATTTCCAATTATTATTTATTTTTGCAAAACTTGCGTCTTCTATAGTTTTTCCATAATTTATTTCAAAAATGACAGAGTCGTCTGGATAAAGCAAGCGAGCGGAGTCGCCAGTATTGTTTAGAGAAATTTTAGTTTCTTCTTTCCAAAAAACTACAAAACTATTTGGCAAAATCACTGAATTTTTTGGGAGAATATATCCTTCTGAACCTCCGTCTTCATCATCAATTTTTAGCCCAGTTATATCTACTGGAAAATCGGCAGAATTGTAAATTTCTATAAATTCGTCTGCGTCATTTCCAGCAGGATTTGGGAAAATTTCTGTAATTTCTATATTTTCCCAATCAATAGGAAATCCGCCAGCAAAATTTTCTACTTCCAAAACTTCAATTTCAATTTCTTTTTCAAATTTTTCTCCTTCTGAATTTTCGGCGTTTAGTTTTACAGTAAAAAATCCAGTTTCACTAAAAATATATTCTGCAAACATTCCCGTACTTGTACTTTTTCCAAAATCCCACTCAAAAGTTAAATCTTCTATATTTGTAGAATCAGAAAGGTCAAATTTTACAGAAATTCCAACTTCTGTAGAAGTTGGCGCGTCTATAATTAAAAGAGGTTCATTTTTTGGCTGTTTTGCATTTTTTGTGTCTGGACTTGTTATTTCACTCCAAAACCAACCTTCGTCTCCACGACTATAACTTTCTCCATTTTTTGCTTTTTCACTGTATTGTACGCTGTCTACAAGTGATATGTTTGCATTATAGAGTTTTGCACTGTCGCCACCGGTATTATTTAGTGCGATTTTAGTTCTAGACCTTAAAAGTGTCAAAAATTCTCCAGATTCTAAAATTGTATTTTTAATTGTATATCTTTTTGTACTCTCGTCTCCAATTTGCCAACCTGCCAAATTTATAGTTTTTGTGTCCGCATTAAAAAGTTCAATAAATTCATTTTCAATGTCAGATCCATCTGGATTTGGTAGAATTTCGTTTATAATAATTTTGCCCAAATGAGAATAATTATTATTTTGAGCAGGATTTGAACTTGGTGGCGGAGTCCCAATATTTTGACTTACGGGATTTGCAGGTTCGGAGGTTGGTGGAGTAGTTATTATGTTCTCTGCATTTTTTGTGATAGTTGTAGTTTCTTCAAAATTTCCTGAATCCAAACTTTTTGCAATAGAATTTCCTTTTTCTACATTTGTGTAGCTTGTTTCATCTATTTTTTCACCGTTTTTGTGAAAAAGTTGAATTATATCACCATCATTATTCAACTTTGAGCTAGAAAATTCATATACAAAAAATCCCAAAGCTGTAATATCGCCATTTAAAGGAAAAGTTCCAGTATTATCTTTCAAAAACCAGTCGGTCAAATCTACAGTTGAAGTTGTTAGGTTATAAAGTTCAACCCATTCTTCATCTTCATTTGGATTTGGTAAAAATTCATTTATTTTTATTTTAGCAATTATTTCTGTAGAAGTTGGTGTGGTTGTTGTAATTTCTGGTTCTTCATAAATATTTATCGTCGTACTCGCAAATCCAGTTTCATTTTGTGCGTCTGTGACGGTTAAATTCACGATAAATTCTCCAGCTACAGCATAGCTATAAGTTGTCGTTGTATTAAAATCAAAATTTCCATCACCAAAATCCCACTTATAACTTATTATTTCTTTGTCGTCGGTAGAATTTTCTGCACTAAACAAAATTTCTTGATTTATTGTGCTACTTGCAGAAATTGGTGAAAGAATTGCTATTGGTGGATTGTTCAATGGGGGAATGTAAGAATTATTTTGAGGATCTGCATCATTTTTTATAAAATCATTTGAATTTTCGTTTGTGTCCTGAAAATCATTTTGAATTTTTATCCTAGAAAAATTTTTTGCGCTGGCTGGTTTATTAACTGGTGAAACACCTTCAAAAACTGTAGCTTTTCCATAACCCACCATATCTACAATTTCTCCTTTATTATTTTCCAAAACAATAGTGTTATTAGGTGCAATTGTTTTGCTGTTATTAAAAATAAAATCAGCAGTAGTGCTGACATTTGAGTAGTTTTGATGGGTCAAAAGTAAATATTTTTGCGAACCAATTTTACCTATAAAATCAATTAAAATATGTTTTGTTGTTGTGTTCGTTTTTGTAAGTTTATAAAGTTTCCAACCGTCTAAATTTATTTTGTTGGCTGTTGGATTAAAAATTTCCACAAATTCGTCTGTTGTTCCACCTTCGCCCGCAACCTGAATTTCTGTAATTATAATATGGTCCAGCGAAGACGACTGCGCAAAACTACTGAAACCTGTCAAAAAAAGTAAATTCACCAGAAAAAATATAGGAATAGTATATAAAATGGTTTTAATTTTCATATTTTTTATAAAAAAAAAGACTACTTGGTTAGAGTAGACAGGCAATAATTTTATTGTAAGTTAGTTGAAAAATATTGTCAAAAAAAAAGACCAATAAAATTTATTGGTCTAGGGTTTTAAAATTATTTTTTTTACAAAATAATATAATCCTACTTTTTATCCCGAAAAGAAAACTGTGTATAGTTTTTAAAACTTCACAAAATGTAGTGTATTCTAATTTTTCAGACTTTTTCATTAGTCTTGCATCAAAAAAAGCAGACAAAAGACAATAACCTCGTACTAATTCTATCTTCTTTTCTTTTTCTGGATCATTTTTTCTTACAAATAATTTTTTTGAAGTAAAAAAAACAGTTTTTTTGCCTTCACTGTTTTCACGCCAACCTTCAAAAATAATTATTTCTAATTCTGTCTCCGAATTGTGAAAATCTAAAAAAATAACACCTAGAAAGATTTCTTTTAGGGTAAAATTATACCCATTACGCCTTTCTGTTTTCAGAGCTTTTGTTATTAGCTCTGTTGTTGTGGCGTCTCTGCTTATTTTATTTTCAATTGCAGTAAAACCCTTATCCTCTAAATCTTGCTCTGTTATTGTGGGTAAAAGTTTAATTGGTCTTGTCTCGGTATCTAAATAAGAACACATCTTTCTCCTTTTGCCTTGAGTTTAAAAGAACTGTTAATATAGTTTATACTATTTATGCACAAAATATAAATTTCGTCAATAAAAAAAAGACCTTTCTAGCAGTCTTTTTTTATTTTTTTAATTATTTTTAAGTTCTTTTTTGTAGTACTCTTTGTAAATGGTAATTATAGAAAGGAATAATGCTGCAATGACAGGCCCAATTATAAATCCGGAAATTCCAAATATCAACAAACCTCCAAGAGTAGAAAGTAGAACTATCAAAGGATGAAGACCAGTATCTTTTCCTACAATTATTGGGCGGAGAAGGTTGTCTATACTACTTATAAATAAACTTCCAACAAGTAAAAGTACAACTCCTTGCCAGATATTTCCAGTTAAAAGTAAGATAATGACCGCTGGAAACCAAATAAGAAATGGACCAATTGCTGGAATTAAAGACATTACCAACATAATAACACCCCAAATAAAAGCACCTTCAATTCCCACAACCCAAAATGTAAGCCCTCCAATTAAACCTTGGATTCCACCAATAATTAAGGTTCCTTTTAATGTGGCTTTTGTTGTTGAAGTAAATTTTTTGTATAAAAGTTTTTCATATTTATTTCCAAGTGGAGAAATTTCCACTATTCTTTTTAACATCTTTTCTCCATCTTTAAAAAAATAATATAAAGTATAAAGCATCAAGAAAAACATAACAATAAAACGCATTGAGTTTTGTGTAATATTTTTTATGTTAGTAAAAAGAAACACAACCACTGTCTCCGATGCATTTAGCGCATAGCCTGTCCATTTTTCTTGGGCAATTTCTACATAAGGTGCTAGTGAGGTTTTATTTATCCAGTCTGCAGCTATTTTTACATCTCCAAGCACATCTCTTTGTGATATTTTATCAAACAAGTTTACAGACTCATTTATAAATAAAACACTAAAAAGTGTAAGAGGTAAAAGAAGAAAAACTGTAAATAAAATAATAGTAATAATAGAGCTTGTACCCGGAGAATTTAGGTATTTATTTGTAAACCTGTAAATTGGATAAAATATTACTGCCACAATTGCTGCCCAAAAAATAGGATAGAAAAATGGTCGTAATAAATAAACCATTCCTATACTAAGCAGTATAATGAGTGCAAAGAAAAATGCTGAACGCATTTTATCAAAATTAACTTTTGTTTTTGGCATATTTTTTTGTGTAATTTTACTAAGCTTAGTATAGCAGACCTTGACAAAAGTGTTAAATTTTGTTTAAGTATATAAGTCTTTTAACAACAGGAGAATAGTGATGCAAAAGTCAGAGATTTTGGAATTTCTTAATCTTTATTCACAAAACCCAGAAGAATGGGTAGATTTCCTTCATTTAAATGCCAATCGTATTTTTGCGGAAGATTTACTTCTTTTGCTTACACCAGAAGCTGTACAAAAATTTAGGCAAGCGGTAATATATATCGCAAGTATTTATGAAGGAATTGAAAGTGATTTGGAGGAATCTCTAAAAACTTTTTCAACTAATCCAAATAAAGATAAAGTTTTGGAAGAAATGAAAAGAACAGGAACCGTAAACCTTGAATTTCCTGAACACAGTTTCGCATACCATAAAATTCAAAAAATTTATAAAAGTTCTTTGGTAGATATCGTGTGTTCGCTTTACCTAATCCCAATAAATAGAAAAAAACTGTAAATAAAATAACCTCGGACTATATTAGTCCGAGGTTTTTATTTTTGTCAAGGAATTGACACAAAAAAAGAATCTTTCTCAAGATTCTTTTTTTTTGTTAGTTTAATTTATTGTCTCAGTTATGTCATATTGAGCGTAGTGAAACGGAGTCGAAATATCCCCGTGCAATATCATTAAATATAAATAATTATAATAAAACATTAGCCGGTCCTTCCAACTCTTTTTATTTTGTCCTACTTAATCCAAGCGTAAGCGATCCATCTTTTTAAATTATTTCACTTTTCTCAACATATCTCCATTGCCCAACTGGCAATTTTCCAAGTTCTAGTTTATTTATCCTAATTCTTTTCAATTTTCGTATATTATGCCCAAGTCTTCCAAACATTCTGCGGATTTGTCTATTTTTTCCTTCTTTCAAGACTAGATAAACAGCGTATCCACCTTCTACTTTTTTCACTTCTTTTATCTTTGCTCCTTTTACATTGTCGTCGCCAAGTTGCATTTGTTTGGAAACATTTTCAATGTCATCTTCACTCATATCTTCATCGATCAGAATTTCATATTCCTTTTCGTGTTCAAAACGCGGATGACTCAATTTTTCTGTCAAATCTCCATCGTTTGTAAGCAAAACCAACCCTTCGGAATCTTTGTCCAATCTGCCAACCGGGAAGA from Candidatus Magasanikbacteria bacterium includes the following:
- a CDS encoding cation:proton antiporter, which gives rise to MENIFLQISVLFGITVSISLFIKLLKQPLIIAYIFSGLFVGPLFLNLIDGSEHYFESFAEMGIVLLLFMVGLGLNLEFVKKSGKTVAIGTLTQFAVTGILGFLIMYFLNFAFWPAVFIAVAITFSSTIIVTKLLADKKDLDTTYGRYMIGLLLIQDIIAVMLLIFINTSTSNGGVWYRVLGTTMGKGFVLVGVVYFLAKYILPKVIEKVANSGELLFIFTIAWCFGVASLVYMLGFGLEIGAVIAGISLGTSPYQTQISSRVKPLRDFFIVLFFIVLGSELQLGDIQQAIVPGAILTAFVLIFDPLILFIIMRRLKYTRRNAFLTSITTAQVSEFGFILIFAATGAGFLAGVELAILTIVALSTIIVSSYVITYNEQIYKKILPILKKFGKDVQQEIEVKTEYPVWIFGYHRMGWKICEALKEKGMKFAVVDYDPNTIKKLKQRDIPAFFGDASDVEFLEELPLEKAKLIISTIPEVNDQKTLISHIRQHSKKIYIISTLFHVKYLRELYKEGADYVMLPHLLGGEWIANTLKENKWGKKLFNDLKKEQKEELKLRFTEGTHQ
- a CDS encoding lamin tail domain-containing protein; the encoded protein is MKIKTILYTIPIFFLVNLLFLTGFSSFAQSSSLDHIIITEIQVAGEGGTTDEFVEIFNPTANKINLDGWKLYKLTKTNTTTKHILIDFIGKIGSQKYLLLTHQNYSNVSTTADFIFNNSKTIAPNNTIVLENNKGEIVDMVGYGKATVFEGVSPVNKPASAKNFSRIKIQNDFQDTNENSNDFIKNDADPQNNSYIPPLNNPPIAILSPISASSTINQEILFSAENSTDDKEIISYKWDFGDGNFDFNTTTTYSYAVAGEFIVNLTVTDAQNETGFASTTINIYEEPEITTTTPTSTEIIAKIKINEFLPNPNEDEEWVELYNLTTSTVDLTDWFLKDNTGTFPLNGDITALGFFVYEFSSSKLNNDGDIIQLFHKNGEKIDETSYTNVEKGNSIAKSLDSGNFEETTTITKNAENIITTPPTSEPANPVSQNIGTPPPSSNPAQNNNYSHLGKIIINEILPNPDGSDIENEFIELFNADTKTINLAGWQIGDESTKRYTIKNTILESGEFLTLLRSRTKIALNNTGGDSAKLYNANISLVDSVQYSEKAKNGESYSRGDEGWFWSEITSPDTKNAKQPKNEPLLIIDAPTSTEVGISVKFDLSDSTNIEDLTFEWDFGKSTSTGMFAEYIFSETGFFTVKLNAENSEGEKFEKEIEIEVLEVENFAGGFPIDWENIEITEIFPNPAGNDADEFIEIYNSADFPVDITGLKIDDEDGGSEGYILPKNSVILPNSFVVFWKEETKISLNNTGDSARLLYPDDSVIFEINYGKTIEDASFAKINNNWKWTTTPTPNTENALEIVVKTTTSRKKVKTILNLPITEIRVKVDTGDLVRTQGTVAVLPNILATQYFYIVDNSGIQVYMHSKDFPELKVGDLVEIVGEISQAYGETRIKLKGRESIKILNHTNSLAPKIVEIADINESFEGSFVQIAGEITEIKGSYMYVDDGSEEIKVYSKKGTNIDKRMYKIADLVTTNGIVGKTRGGYQILPRSQTDIIKTGVSDFSTEYKNNSETISKDSAIEKYLTATAGGLTSVIVGLFAHSKRRHFGGLFTKLAGIIRK
- a CDS encoding AI-2E family transporter, which translates into the protein MPKTKVNFDKMRSAFFFALIILLSIGMVYLLRPFFYPIFWAAIVAVIFYPIYRFTNKYLNSPGTSSIITIILFTVFLLLPLTLFSVLFINESVNLFDKISQRDVLGDVKIAADWINKTSLAPYVEIAQEKWTGYALNASETVVVFLFTNIKNITQNSMRFIVMFFLMLYTLYYFFKDGEKMLKRIVEISPLGNKYEKLLYKKFTSTTKATLKGTLIIGGIQGLIGGLTFWVVGIEGAFIWGVIMLVMSLIPAIGPFLIWFPAVIILLLTGNIWQGVVLLLVGSLFISSIDNLLRPIIVGKDTGLHPLIVLLSTLGGLLIFGISGFIIGPVIAALFLSIITIYKEYYKKELKNN
- a CDS encoding rRNA pseudouridine synthase, translated to MRLNKFLAQSGLCSRRRADEFIEAGKITVNGKQPKHGVQIDPKKDEVKFRDKIIKLSEEELIYIIVNKPVGYITTTTSDQGKSVLELLKAKYYYAIGGKRERRRVFPVGRLDKDSEGLVLLTNDGDLTEKLSHPRFEHEKEYEILIDEDMSEDDIENVSKQMQLGDDNVKGAKIKEVKKVEGGYAVYLVLKEGKNRQIRRMFGRLGHNIRKLKRIRINKLELGKLPVGQWRYVEKSEII